A window of Corallococcus macrosporus DSM 14697 contains these coding sequences:
- a CDS encoding sulfate adenylyltransferase subunit 1 gives MDTGLQQLLDQHSARELLRLVVVGSVDDGKSTLIGRLLYECDGLFEDQIQAVRKASAKRAAAVSASPEALAQGLKAAAGADEEALDFSLFTDGLRAEREQGITIDVAYRYLSTARRKVIVADTPGHIQYTRNMATGASTADAAVILVDARLGVLPQTRRHAYIASLLGIPYLAVAVNKMDLTGFDRDAFERIGAELVDFARALGFEGVRLFPVSASRGDNITRPSARTPWHEGGTLLAWLESLPHQRRQDDAPFRFPVQYVLRPHQDYRGLAGQIASGTLRVGDEIQVHPSGRRTRVAGIDTFDGPLEVAASPASVTLRLADEVDASRGDVLAHVDQPPLALHQLDAMLVWFGEQPLDCARRYLVKQATRTAPAHIERVLWRKELADLSEQPAESLSLNDIGRVRLVCRRPLLTDPYRDNRRTGAFIVIDALTHDTVGAGMVLGPAEDSAPGKVDASLVTQPERRAKLGQPGAIVLLPASADASTRAFQLERRLFDLGWHVSTTHGDMEVALALAAAGLVALVHTDTPQTRRALRAEARDAGAAWLELDASEDLEAQLARVVSLREAAR, from the coding sequence ATGGACACCGGACTGCAGCAACTGCTCGACCAGCACTCCGCCCGCGAGCTGCTCCGGCTCGTCGTGGTCGGCTCCGTGGACGACGGCAAGTCCACCCTCATCGGCAGGCTCCTCTACGAGTGCGACGGCCTCTTCGAGGACCAGATTCAAGCGGTGCGCAAGGCCAGCGCGAAGCGGGCCGCCGCCGTCTCCGCGTCCCCGGAGGCGCTGGCCCAGGGCCTGAAGGCCGCGGCCGGCGCGGACGAGGAGGCGCTGGACTTCTCCCTCTTCACGGACGGCCTGCGCGCCGAGCGCGAGCAGGGCATCACCATCGACGTCGCCTACCGCTACCTGAGCACGGCGCGGCGCAAGGTCATCGTCGCGGACACGCCGGGTCACATCCAGTACACGCGCAACATGGCCACCGGCGCCTCCACGGCGGACGCGGCGGTCATCCTGGTGGACGCGCGCCTGGGCGTGCTGCCGCAGACGCGCCGTCACGCGTACATCGCCTCGCTGCTGGGCATCCCCTACCTGGCCGTGGCGGTGAACAAGATGGACCTCACGGGCTTCGACCGGGACGCGTTCGAGCGCATCGGCGCCGAGCTGGTGGACTTCGCCCGCGCGCTCGGCTTCGAGGGCGTGCGGCTCTTCCCCGTCAGCGCCAGCCGCGGAGACAACATCACCCGGCCCAGCGCCCGCACGCCCTGGCACGAGGGCGGCACGCTGCTCGCGTGGTTGGAGTCCCTGCCCCACCAGCGCCGGCAGGACGACGCGCCCTTCCGCTTCCCCGTCCAGTACGTGCTGCGGCCCCACCAGGACTACCGGGGGCTGGCGGGACAGATTGCCTCCGGCACCCTCCGCGTGGGGGATGAAATCCAGGTCCACCCCTCCGGGCGCCGCACGCGCGTGGCGGGCATCGACACGTTCGACGGGCCGCTGGAGGTGGCCGCGTCCCCTGCTTCCGTGACGCTCCGGCTGGCGGACGAGGTGGACGCCAGCCGGGGCGACGTGCTGGCCCACGTGGACCAGCCGCCGCTGGCGCTCCATCAGCTCGACGCGATGCTCGTGTGGTTCGGTGAGCAGCCGCTGGACTGCGCCCGCCGCTACCTGGTGAAGCAGGCCACGCGCACCGCGCCCGCCCACATCGAACGGGTGCTGTGGCGCAAGGAGCTGGCGGACCTGTCCGAACAGCCCGCGGAGTCGCTGTCGCTCAATGACATCGGCCGGGTGCGCCTGGTCTGCCGGCGCCCCCTGCTGACGGACCCGTACCGCGACAACCGCCGCACGGGCGCGTTCATCGTCATTGACGCGCTCACCCATGACACCGTGGGCGCGGGCATGGTCCTGGGCCCCGCGGAGGATTCGGCGCCGGGCAAGGTGGACGCCTCGCTCGTCACGCAGCCCGAGCGGCGCGCGAAGCTGGGACAGCCCGGCGCCATCGTCCTGCTGCCCGCCAGCGCGGACGCCAGCACCCGCGCCTTCCAGTTGGAGCGCCGGCTGTTCGACCTGGGCTGGCACGTCTCCACCACCCACGGCGACATGGAGGTGGCGCTCGCGCTCGCCGCCGCGGGCCTGGTGGCGCTGGTCCACACCGACACGCCCCAGACTCGCCGGGCCTTGCGCGCGGAGGCCCGGGATGCTGGCGCCGCGTGGCTGGAGC